A portion of the Collinsella aerofaciens genome contains these proteins:
- a CDS encoding DUF1015 family protein: MKALPFPCIRPAQDRVLEALPAMGGILSGNDALRGALADGLMLKDPGAAYYVYECSGEPGRVTGVVAICPTSVLAGDKGDVSADVAAAALAIAELKVQPRPVSLAYEASPVMDIILGAAKEGASLYAVTDPAGITHRAWEVKREDAVGAIRAMLDQAPEPALADDPAYAAALTGASQLLADEARAAGTYTGKEPFNFTVAVLFPAAQVSGAAPQVPTGLLTHQVARF; the protein is encoded by the coding sequence ATGAAAGCACTTCCGTTTCCCTGCATCCGCCCGGCTCAGGACCGTGTGCTCGAGGCGCTGCCTGCGATGGGCGGTATCCTGAGCGGCAACGACGCCCTGCGCGGAGCCCTTGCCGATGGCCTGATGCTCAAGGACCCGGGTGCGGCGTATTACGTGTACGAATGCTCGGGCGAGCCGGGACGCGTGACGGGTGTCGTGGCGATCTGCCCGACGAGTGTACTTGCGGGCGACAAGGGCGATGTCAGCGCTGACGTGGCCGCCGCTGCGCTCGCGATCGCCGAGCTCAAGGTGCAGCCGCGCCCCGTGTCGCTCGCCTACGAGGCCTCGCCCGTCATGGATATCATCCTGGGCGCCGCCAAAGAGGGCGCGTCGCTCTACGCCGTCACCGACCCCGCGGGCATTACGCACCGCGCGTGGGAGGTCAAGCGCGAGGACGCCGTCGGGGCCATCCGCGCTATGCTCGACCAAGCACCGGAGCCGGCACTGGCCGACGACCCCGCCTACGCCGCCGCTCTGACCGGGGCGTCGCAGCTGCTGGCCGATGAGGCCCGTGCTGCCGGAACGTACACCGGCAAGGAGCCGTTCAACTTTACCGTTGCCGTGCTCTTCCCCGCCGCGCAGGTCAGCGGCGCCGCGCCGCAGGTTCCGACGGGTCTGCTCACGCACCAGGTCGCACGGTTCTAG
- a CDS encoding histidine phosphatase family protein yields MNKDLYLVRHGQTIFNLKRIIQGWSDSPLTQLGCDQAARAGMFLRARGIEPDHAYTSTLHRTEQTIANLWPGLAYERLDGLREWFFGDFEAERVMLMPERPWRDFYRQFGGEGQIQVRERMVATLTELMRRPDHECVLAVSHGSAIKEFLDHVRGAAADEHERVPGNCSVLHFAFDDESDTFELVEVFTQEDYARELGLEPLVAAAGPQRG; encoded by the coding sequence ATGAATAAAGATCTGTATCTGGTCCGTCATGGACAGACGATATTCAACCTTAAGCGCATTATTCAGGGCTGGAGTGACTCGCCGCTTACGCAGTTGGGTTGCGACCAGGCGGCGCGCGCCGGCATGTTTTTACGTGCGCGCGGCATTGAGCCCGATCATGCCTACACCTCCACGCTTCATCGCACCGAGCAGACTATCGCCAACTTGTGGCCGGGCTTGGCGTACGAGCGCCTGGACGGTCTGCGCGAGTGGTTCTTTGGCGACTTTGAGGCCGAGCGCGTGATGCTTATGCCCGAGCGCCCGTGGCGCGATTTCTATCGTCAATTTGGCGGCGAGGGCCAGATCCAGGTGCGCGAGCGCATGGTGGCGACGCTGACCGAACTCATGCGGCGCCCGGACCACGAGTGCGTCCTTGCGGTGAGCCACGGATCGGCCATCAAGGAGTTTTTGGATCACGTGAGGGGAGCGGCGGCCGACGAGCACGAGCGCGTGCCGGGCAACTGCTCGGTGCTGCACTTTGCGTTTGACGACGAATCCGACACGTTTGAGCTGGTCGAAGTCTTTACGCAGGAGGATTACGCGCGCGAGCTGGGGCTTGAACCACTTGTGGCGGCAGCAGGCCCGCAGCGGGGATAA
- a CDS encoding histidine phosphatase family protein yields MADLYLVRHGQTELNVQSILQGWHDSPLTARGREQALTARTAFAARGVAFDHVYSSPLGRARHTAELIVGEGRSIELVDDLREWHFGSLEGTSNREMPPQPWGDYPVAFGGESEVQLQSRMVAALSRIMARPQHDCVLAVSHGSACQEFLEYVTGGGELPDNGAVLHFGYCDGAFSLLGW; encoded by the coding sequence GTGGCGGATCTGTATTTGGTGCGGCATGGGCAGACTGAGCTCAATGTGCAGAGCATTTTGCAGGGCTGGCACGATTCGCCGCTTACGGCGCGCGGGCGCGAGCAGGCGCTGACGGCGCGTACGGCGTTTGCGGCGCGTGGCGTGGCCTTTGATCATGTGTATTCCTCGCCGTTGGGCCGGGCGCGGCATACGGCCGAGCTTATCGTTGGCGAGGGCCGTTCCATTGAGCTGGTCGATGACCTGCGTGAGTGGCATTTTGGCTCGCTGGAGGGCACATCAAATCGCGAGATGCCGCCGCAGCCCTGGGGCGATTATCCGGTGGCCTTTGGCGGTGAGTCGGAAGTGCAGCTTCAGTCGCGCATGGTCGCGGCGCTGTCCCGCATCATGGCCAGGCCGCAGCACGACTGCGTGCTGGCGGTTTCCCACGGCTCAGCCTGCCAGGAGTTTCTTGAGTATGTGACTGGCGGGGGAGAGCTACCCGACAACGGTGCCGTGCTTCATTTTGGCTATTGCGACGGGGCGTTTTCGCTCTTGGGTTGGTAA
- a CDS encoding nitroreductase family protein, which translates to MNETVPAAPVSAESMAKQGCEKLGLDAFDALVRRSRTCRRFDESMRVPREFLLELAELARLTPCGANAQRLRFHVVSGAEDCARVFDELAWAGALKDWPGPAEGERPTGYIAILAERAVPGKPAAPITEVDTGIAAQTMMLAARSATPEVAACMFKAFTPHAIDAMGLDNDKYELKLIMAFGVPAETQVIDAIDSNPDGSINYWRDEARVHHVPKRPLADVLL; encoded by the coding sequence ATGAACGAAACAGTTCCCGCGGCGCCGGTAAGCGCCGAGTCGATGGCAAAGCAGGGTTGCGAAAAGCTCGGCTTGGACGCGTTTGATGCGTTGGTTCGCCGCTCCCGCACGTGCCGTCGCTTTGACGAGTCCATGCGCGTGCCACGCGAGTTTTTGCTTGAGCTGGCGGAGCTGGCGCGCCTGACCCCGTGTGGTGCCAATGCTCAGCGTCTTCGTTTTCATGTGGTGAGCGGTGCCGAGGATTGCGCGCGTGTATTTGACGAGCTCGCATGGGCCGGCGCACTTAAGGACTGGCCGGGTCCTGCCGAGGGTGAGCGCCCGACCGGCTACATCGCGATTCTTGCCGAGCGCGCCGTTCCGGGCAAGCCCGCCGCTCCCATTACCGAGGTCGACACGGGCATTGCCGCACAGACGATGATGCTCGCCGCCCGCAGCGCCACGCCCGAGGTGGCAGCCTGCATGTTCAAGGCCTTTACGCCCCACGCGATCGATGCCATGGGGCTCGATAACGACAAGTATGAGCTCAAGCTGATCATGGCGTTTGGCGTTCCGGCCGAGACGCAGGTGATCGATGCGATCGATTCCAACCCCGACGGCTCCATCAATTATTGGCGCGACGAGGCGCGGGTGCACCACGTACCCAAGCGTCCGCTTGCCGACGTGCTGCTGTAG
- a CDS encoding HdeD family acid-resistance protein, whose amino-acid sequence MGIFKNDDQKSSQFGFDEKSMAGKAVKAVRWIYAITGVLALIAGIALLFAPAKSLVFLTTVLGFYFVITAAIRLFTAIFEPLLPTGWRVTSIISNLLIILGGVIILRNQAFSTATLTTMVVIVAGFGWIVEGVMSILESELSSNRALAILSGVLSIIAGMFVFIYPLWSAKMLVIFSGAALLVFGVTLIVRAIQFGKLVH is encoded by the coding sequence ATGGGCATCTTTAAGAACGATGACCAAAAATCGAGCCAGTTTGGATTTGACGAGAAAAGCATGGCGGGCAAAGCCGTCAAGGCCGTACGCTGGATCTACGCCATCACGGGCGTCCTAGCGCTCATTGCTGGTATCGCGCTGCTTTTTGCACCCGCCAAGTCCCTCGTCTTTTTGACGACCGTCCTGGGCTTCTACTTTGTGATTACGGCAGCCATCAGGCTGTTCACTGCCATTTTTGAGCCGCTGCTGCCCACCGGCTGGCGCGTGACGAGCATCATCTCCAACCTACTCATTATCTTGGGCGGCGTCATAATCCTGCGCAACCAGGCCTTCTCGACCGCGACGCTTACCACGATGGTGGTTATCGTGGCCGGCTTTGGCTGGATTGTCGAAGGTGTCATGTCCATTCTGGAGTCCGAGCTTTCGTCCAACCGTGCCCTCGCCATCCTGAGCGGCGTACTCTCCATCATCGCCGGCATGTTCGTGTTTATCTATCCGCTGTGGTCGGCCAAGATGCTCGTCATCTTTAGCGGCGCCGCGCTGCTGGTGTTTGGCGTAACGCTGATTGTTCGCGCTATTCAATTTGGCAAACTGGTGCACTAG